Genomic DNA from Shewanella woodyi ATCC 51908:
GTTTATCTTTCTTTGTTTTTTGGTATAAATGTAGTCGATTCCACTAAAGGATTGCCGGGGTTCATGTTAGGGAAACTTCTTATTTCATCTTTCTAAGGGTTAAATAATGCTCAAACTACAAATAAAACAAAAAATGACCTTAGGCTTATTAATTCCATTAGCTCTTTTAACCTGTATTAGTTTTCTTGCTGTCAACATGATGGGGAAGATTGAGGATGGCGTTGTCAGTATCTATTACGACAGAGTCGTTCCCCTTGAGGAGCTGAAAGTAATTGGTGATGACTATGCTGTGTATGTTATCGATGCGATAAATAAAGCCAATGCTGGCGCCTTTACTGCCGAGGAGGCAACTAGCGCTTTAGATAAGGCCAATAAGAGCATTAAAGAGAAGTGGCAAGCATTTATGTCAACTAACCATACCGAGGAGGAGGCTCGATTAAGCCGAGAGGCTAATCAACTCTTCTTGGCTGCAGACAGCGCCATTTCAAAACTTATGGATAAGCTTAACCAAACTCAAGGAAAGGTAGTTGGGGAGTTGAATGATGAAATCTTGCCTCTTTATGAGGTTATCGATCCAGTAAGCAGTAAGATTGGAGAGTTGGTTACTTTGCAATTAAGAGTCGCAGAAGAGGAGAAAAATAAAGTCAGTGATATCTATTCCTCATCGGTCACTGTGTTTATTATTCTGACAATTATTGCTGTTATCGCCAGTATTCTTATCGGCCTTTGGGTAAACAGAGCTGTTATGCTCCCCATCAATGATATCGTCAGTAAGTTGAGTACGATTCAGAAAGAGTCTGATCTTACGGTTACTTTTAATACATTTAATGATGACGAATTAGGGCAGATCTCCTCCAATCTAACTTTAGTGATTAATCATCTACGTGGCATTTTAGACTCCATCTATCAGGCATCGAATACTGTAGGAGATTC
This window encodes:
- a CDS encoding methyl-accepting chemotaxis protein, which encodes MLKLQIKQKMTLGLLIPLALLTCISFLAVNMMGKIEDGVVSIYYDRVVPLEELKVIGDDYAVYVIDAINKANAGAFTAEEATSALDKANKSIKEKWQAFMSTNHTEEEARLSREANQLFLAADSAISKLMDKLNQTQGKVVGELNDEILPLYEVIDPVSSKIGELVTLQLRVAEEEKNKVSDIYSSSVTVFIILTIIAVIASILIGLWVNRAVMLPINDIVSKLSTIQKESDLTVTFNTFNDDELGQISSNLTLVINHLRGILDSIYQASNTVGDSTVKLSEFTRKTSERMYDQQSETEQTATAMNQMVATVNEVALNTTAAAVSAKDADTNAANGNEIVQQSITSMSMLSEQITQTASVITKLSDESQSIGSVLDVIKGIAEQTNLLALNAAIEAARAGEQGRGFAVVADEVRTLAQRTQESTQEIETMIERLQKGVQEAVASMEVGIKQVDDANNKANMAGQALKDIVLSVDNISHMNTQIATAAEEQSSVAESINQSIITISDIAMESTQASHELSSSVEELTTLSEDMRSQVGQFKL